A part of Bombus huntii isolate Logan2020A chromosome 16, iyBomHunt1.1, whole genome shotgun sequence genomic DNA contains:
- the LOC126874753 gene encoding uncharacterized protein LOC126874753 — MTEHIRPIASELLSNDLVITAQINILNDKQQPIRCRALLDTGSSMNFITEELAKSLKIRQNKCSVPIGALDALTATSKRHITATITSPDAPDLAIRCLKQLAEDEGHRFPRAAQILQRDFYVDDVLTGAETKDEALTLRTELTNLLQLAGLNIRKWASNDNDLLHGLSLEETNHQHLLGDSQTLKTLGVFWNSSDDSILYSVEVKPTPSPVTKRIISSEIAKIYDPLGLLAPVIVRAKMLLQRIWFQRKAIIKSATEIELHGFCDASEKAYGARVYLRTLNRVWTQLLTAKSKVAPLMYQTIPRLELRGALLLTSLMSTVQVLLHKITRTIYWSDSTIVLHWLNTSPHTLKTFVANRVSEIQTKTNIRDWRHVPTNDNPADLVSRGQTPEEFLRPTIWQHGPAWLYQPENYWPTWALTPQVEVPEQKGAICLSANLADYSLLQRYSSGPKLIRIIARCLRWKQKKNRAAPLTVTELRTTRDKLIKLLQNFHFSEEIRTLQKDRNAAIKGKLTRLNPFVDKEGILRVGGLLSHSSMTFAQKHPIVLPKSSVTTRIIEHEHKIHMHSGTQATLYAVRQRYWPVDGRSQIWRAIKGCVRCCRAQPPPVEYVMGDLPEARVTESRPFTNVGVDYCGPFHIKEKRDRDRRQIKVYVAIFVCLAVKAVHTELVDDLTSEAFIAALRRFIARRGYCSTIHSDNGTNFRGASNELRELHDLLQSDDHKEKWAMGSSGKVLQTPP; from the exons ATGACCGAACATATCAGACCAATAGCATCCGAATTACTGTCCAATGATCTAGTCATCACAGCGCAGATTAACATTTTGAATGATAAACAGCAACCAATCCGTTGTCGAGCGTTGCTCGACACCGGATCCAGTATGAATTTCATTACCGAGGAATTAGCAAAATCGCTAAAGATAAGGCAAAACAAATGTTCGGTCCCGATCGGAGCTCTAGATGCCTTGACAGCGACTTCTAAGCGACACATCACGGCCACGATCACTTCCCCTGACG CCCCGGATCTAGCCATTCGGTGCCTCAAGCAACTGGCAGAGGACGAAGGACATCGATTTCCACGTGCAGCACAGATACTGCAGCGGGATTTCTACGTCGACGACGTTCTCACCGGAGCTGAAACGAAGGACGAAGCCCTTACGCTCAGAACAGAACTCACCAATTTACTTCAACTGGCCGGCTTAAACATACGAAAATGGGCATCAAACGACAATGACTTATTACACGGACTTTCCTTAGAAGAAACAAATCATCAACATCTTTTGGGCGACTcgcaaacgttgaagacgcTGGGGGTGTTTTGGAATTCATCCGACGACTCCATTCTTTACTCGGTCGAAGTCAAACCCACCCCCTCCCCAGTCACGAAACGAATCATCAGCTCGGAGATTGCAAAAATCTACGATCCGCTCGGTCTGCTCGCACCGGTGATTGTTCGGGCCAAGATGCTGCTTCAACGAATATG GTTCCAACGCAAGGCAATAATCAAGTCCGCAACGGAAATTGAATTGCATGGTTTCTGCGATGCCAGCGAAAAGGCTTACGGAGCCCGTGTTTATCTCCGAACCCTTAACCGTGTTTGGACCCAACTTTTAACCGCAAAATCGAAAGTCGCCCCGCTCATGTACCAGACCATTCCTCGGCTCGAGCTGAGAGGAGCACTCCTTCTTACGTCCCTGATGTCGACCGTACAAGTGCTATTGCACAAAATTACTCGAACTATCTATTGGTCCGATTCAACTATCGTCCTCCATTGGCTCAATACATCACCTCACACCCTTAAAACATTCGTCGCTAACAGAGTCTCCGAAATTCAAACAAAAACCAATATCCGCGATTGGCGCCACGTTCCCACCAACGACAATCCCGCGGACTTAGTATCACGCGGCCAAACACCCGAAGAGTTTCTGCGCCCAACCATCTGGCAGCACGGTCCTGCATGGCTCTACCAGCCGGAAAACTACTGGCCGACATGGGCGCTAACACCGCAAGTTGAAGTACCGGAGCAGAAGGGGGCGATTTGTCTGTCCGCGAACCTCGCCGATTACAGTTTGttgcaaagatattcatccGGGCCCAAGTTGATACGAATCATAGCTCGTTGCCTCCGTTggaaacagaaaaagaacCGGGCGGCACCCCTAACCGTCACCGAATTACGCACAACACGCGATAAGCTAATAAAATTGTTGCAAAACTTCCATTTCTCCGAGGAAATTCGTACACTCCAAAAAGATCGGAACGCGGCGATAAAGGGTAAGCTCACGCGACTCAACCCGTTCGTTGACAAGGAAGGAATATTGCGAGTCGGGGGTCTACTCAGTCATTCGTCGATGACCTTCGCCCAGAAACATCCCATAGTATTACCTAAGTCATCCGTTACAACACGCATTATAGAACACGAGCACAAGATCCACATGCACTCCGGAACGCAGGCTACGCTATACGCAGTAAGACAAAGATACTGGCCCGTCGACGGTCGAAGTCAAATATGGCGGGCGATCAAAGGCTGCGTCCGCTGCTGCCGCGCTCAACCACCGCCGGTAGAATACGTAATGGGTGATCTGCCGGAGGCGCGAGTAACGGAATCTCGCCCATTCACAAACGTCGGCGTCGATTACTGCGGGCCGTTCCACATCAAGGAAAAGCGAGATCGTGACCGTCGACAGATAAAGGTATACGTAGCCATCTTCGTATGCCTAGCAGTTAAAGCGGTACACACCGAGCTTGTTGACGATCTCACTAGCGAAGCCTTCATCGCCGCTCTTCGCAGATTCATCGCTCGACGAGGGTATTGCTCCACCATCCATTCTGATAACGGCACCAACTTCAGAGGAGCAAGCAACGAGTTACGAGAGCTTCATGATTTATTACAATCGGACGACCACAAAGAAAAA TGGGCTATGGGAAGCAGCggtaaagtccttcaaacgcCACCATAG